The following DNA comes from Candidatus Margulisiibacteriota bacterium.
CTTTGCCTCTTTAATGCTCTTTGTTTTTAATAAATCAATTGCTACCTTTGCTGAATCTAACCTACCTGCAGCATTCAATCTTGGGCCAATGCCAAATCCAATAGTAAAAGAATCTACCTTACTTTTAAAGCCCATTTTCTCTAACAAATATTGCAATCCCAGCGACTTTTGTCCGTTTAGTTTTTTAAGCCCTTCAGTAACAAACACTCTATTCTCACCTAAGAGTGGAACTACATCTGTAATTGTGCCAATAGCTACTAGCTCAATATATTGCTTGCTAGTCATTAAGCTACTCTTCCGAATTTTTAGAAAAAGTTTATCTAAAAACTTATAAGCAACCCCAACACCTGCCAACAATGTATTGTCGTCCTTATGTTCAAGCTTAGGATTAATCAATGCTACAGATGGTGGTAAATTCTCTGGCGGAGTGTGGTGATCTGTTACCACAACGTCTATACCTAATTCTTTGGCTAACACTATCTCGTCATAATTACTTATCCCACAATCCACAGTAACTATCAGTTGAATCCCTTGCTTGTGAAGCAACCTTACTGCATCAGGATTCATACCATAACCTTCACTATATCTTAGTGGAACGTAATAACTAATGTCCCCACCCAGATGTCTAAGTCCCTCTACCAGCAAAACAGTACCAGTAACGCCATCGGCATCATAGTCACCAAACACACATATTTTTTCTTTATTTTTTATAGCGGCGGCAACTCTATCTAGTGCTTTAACTATCTGCTTGGGACAAAACTCTTGAGTTACTTGCTTGATTGATGGATGCAAAAAATTCTCTATCTGCTCTTTTGTGCTAAACCCTCTATTGAGTATTACCTGCAAAACAATCGGATTAACATTAATTAGCTCACTTAACTGTAAAAGTAAGTCCTGGTTCTTGGTATTGTCTATCCATTTATGCTTGTAAAAATCAGGCATCCTTTTTAATCTTAAATAAAGGTTGGCCAAACTCAACTGCATCCTGATTATTTACCAGAATTTCTAAAATAGTACCATTGTAGTCAGCTTCTATCTCATTAAAAAGCTTCATCGCTTCTATTATACAAAGTGACTGACCTTTTTTTACTTTATCTCCAACTTTAACAAAATCAGGTGCTTCTGGTGATGGGGTTGCATAAAAGGTTCCAACCATTGGCGACAAGAATATTTCTACTCCTACCTCTTTAACTGGTTCCCCAGTTACCTGAGCTACTGCCACAGGAGCAACCTGGCTAGATGCTTGTGGTACAGCAACATGTTGGATAACTGGCGCTGACTGATACACTACTGCGTCTTGTGCTTCCTTTATTAATTCTATCTTTACGCCATCTTCTTCAACACTTAGTTTGCTGAGTCCAGAGTCTTCTACTAATTTTATAAGTTTTTCGATATCCTTTAAATTCATTTTTCTCTCCTTAGATGCCCGTTAATTTTAAAAACATTCTCATATTATATCATGAGCTATCACGAGCGAGAAAATAAAAAACGGGGCATCCTTTCGAATACCCCGCTACCCCCAGTGAAATTAATCAATTAATTAATAATTAACCTTGTAATAACTGAAGCACTGATGATGGCACCTGATTAGCTTGAGCTAACATCGCTGTACCTGCTTGAACTAAAATTTGATTCTTAGTAAAACTCATCATTTCTTGTGCCATATCTACGTCTCTAATACGTGATTCTGAGGCTGTTAAGTTTTCCCTAGTTACACCTAAGTTATTAATCGTAGACTCCAAGGTAAACTTTTGAAACGAACCCAGCCTGGATCTTTCAGAAGAAACATCAGAAACAGCCTGGTCGATTATAGCCACCGCTTTTTCTGCATCATCTGTTAAATTATAGCGACCATTTGTCGTAATTGCCTCAAGCCCTGAATAAGTTCCTGTTGCATTATATACACCATCTGCTGAAGTTACTCCTAGTTTACCTATCTGCAAATTAGAAATACCATAAGTGATAATATCTGCGGACGAAGCATCCGGAGTTAAAGAAAACTTAAGTTTTTCTCCATTTTTATCTAACAAAAATGT
Coding sequences within:
- the recJ gene encoding single-stranded-DNA-specific exonuclease RecJ; translated protein: MPDFYKHKWIDNTKNQDLLLQLSELINVNPIVLQVILNRGFSTKEQIENFLHPSIKQVTQEFCPKQIVKALDRVAAAIKNKEKICVFGDYDADGVTGTVLLVEGLRHLGGDISYYVPLRYSEGYGMNPDAVRLLHKQGIQLIVTVDCGISNYDEIVLAKELGIDVVVTDHHTPPENLPPSVALINPKLEHKDDNTLLAGVGVAYKFLDKLFLKIRKSSLMTSKQYIELVAIGTITDVVPLLGENRVFVTEGLKKLNGQKSLGLQYLLEKMGFKSKVDSFTIGFGIGPRLNAAGRLDSAKVAIDLLKTKSIKEAKALSEELHQLNEKRKIEGNTIHSQSVAIVEKDQSLLNKKVLVLSSDKWEAGVIGIVASQLAKKYERPVALISFKGNVARGSIRSFANVDIFSALEGCKDLLMNFGGHKEAAGFEIAKDKIADFKVKYIDIIESQLSDQDLKSEILIDRELLVSQINIETIEALKVLEPYGEANREPIFITKGLTPVDYECVGKDKAHLRVLFEKVDYVSMDDYQTHELSAIGFNMKEYKQILDNDTKFDVVYNLAINDFYGKTEPQLRILDIRPSKE
- the accB gene encoding acetyl-CoA carboxylase biotin carboxyl carrier protein; this translates as MNLKDIEKLIKLVEDSGLSKLSVEEDGVKIELIKEAQDAVVYQSAPVIQHVAVPQASSQVAPVAVAQVTGEPVKEVGVEIFLSPMVGTFYATPSPEAPDFVKVGDKVKKGQSLCIIEAMKLFNEIEADYNGTILEILVNNQDAVEFGQPLFKIKKDA